GCCTCGGCGAAGGGCCAGAGCACGAAATTCGCCGGCCGGCCCGCGGCGATGAGCCCGTGCGTGGCCTGCAGGCCCAGCGCGCGCGCGGCGTGCGTGGTGATGCCGGCCAGCGCCTCGGGCACGGTGAGCCGGAACAGCGTGCAGGCCATGTTGGCCATGAGCCGCAGCGACAGCGCCGGCGAGGTGCCCGGGTTGTGGTCGGTGGAGACGGCCATGGGCACGCCCGCCTCCCGCAGGGCCTGGATGGGCGGCAGGTGCGTGTCGCGCAGCGTGTAGTAGGCCCCCGGCAGCAGCACGGCCACGGTGCCGGCCGCGCGCATGGCGGCGATGCCCTGCGCAGACAGATGCTCGATGTGGTCGCACGAGAGCGCGCCGTAGCGGGCGGCGAGCTGTGCGCCGCCCATGTCCGAGAGCTGCTCGGCATGCAGCTTGACGGGCAGCCCCAGGCGCTGCGCGGCCTGGAAGACTTGCTCGGTCTCGGCCAGCGAGAACGCGATGCGCTCGCAGAAGACGTCCACCGCATCGACCAGGCCCTCGGCGGCCAGCACGGGCAGCATCTCGCGGCACACGAGGTCGGTGTAATCCTGGCTGCGGCCCGCGTACTCGGGCGGCAGCGCGTGCGCGCCGAGGAAGGTGGTGCGAACGGTCACGCCGCAGGCGTCGCCCAAGCGCCGCGCCACGCGCAACTGCTTGCGCTCGTGTTCCAGCGCGAGTCCGTAGCCCGACTTGATCTCGACCGCGCAGACGCCCTCTTCCAGCAGCGCCTGCAGGCGCGGCAGGGCCTGGGCGAAGAGCGTGTCCTCGTCGGCGGCCCGCGTGGCACGCACGGACGAGACGATCCCGCCGCCGGCGCGGGCCACTTCTTCGTAGCTCGCACCGGCCAAGCGCATCGCGAATTCGTGGGCACGGTGCCCCCCATAGACGAGGTGGGTGTGGCAATCGACCAGCCCCGGCGTCGCCAGCGCGCCGCCGCCCGCACGGCGCGGCAGCGCGGCGTGCGCGGGCGGCACGGCATCCTGCGGGCCGACCCAGCGGATGGCCCCCTGCTCCACCACGATGGCCGCGTCGGCAGTGCCCTCCGGCAGCGCCACGTCGGGCCGGCAGAGGTCGGGGACGAGCCGCAGCCCGTGCCAGACGCCGTCGGCCCCGGGGGCGCTGTGGAACGCGCCAGAGTGTGGTGCGCAGAGCGTGTCATCGTGCATGGGCAATTCCTCGGGTGAGTGGACAGGGCAGGCTTGCAACCATTACGCTATTAAATCTATAGCAATCTTTTCAATGGATCCGGCGGCATGGAGGCCTTTTGGCTCTGAAACCGGTTCCAGCGCCACCCAGGCGAGCGCGCAGGTGCCGCTGCCGGCCTCCGCGGGGCCTCGGTCCCCGGGCGGGGCCGCGTCGGGATGCAGCGGGCCCATGTCGGACTGCGCCGTCCAGTAGAGGCCCTGCCCCGGCGCGAGGGATTCGCCGCCCAGCCACCACCGGCCGGCCAGCACCATCGCCAGCCCTGCCGGGGCGGTGCCGGGGTGCTGCGCGGCATGCACCACCTGCAGCGCGCCGCGCCAGCGGCTGCGCCGCAGCATGAGGTTGAAATCCGTCACCGCGCCGCCCAGCAGCGCGCAATCGGGCGCCCACTCGCCCGCGAAGGCGAAGGGTTGCCAGGCCTGGGCGATGGCACGGTCCAGGCCCGCGGCGGGCGCGGTCAGGCGCATGCCTTCGCCGTCCAGCACCATGATGTGCCGGTCGATGCCGTCGAAGGCCGAGAACGGCCCCGGCGCGGCGACGCAGGCCACGCTCACGCGCCATTCGAAGGCGTCGAGCCCGGCGCCCGGCGGCCAGCAGGCCAGCTCCCGCGTGTGGCCTCCGCCGTTCTTCCACGGCATGGGCACGGTGCGGGCCAGGTCGAAGCGGTGCACGGCGCCGCCCGCCGCGCTGCCCGTGGCACCCAGGGATGCGGCGGCCTCGCCCGCGCCGATCGCACCGCGCGTCATGGCAGCATCGGCAGGTTCAGGCCCTGGCGGCGCGCGCAGGCGGCGGCGGCCTCGTAGCCGGCGTCGGCATGGCGCATGACACCGGTGGCCGGGTCGTTCCAGAGCACGCGCGCAAGCCGCTCGGCGGCGGCATCGGTGCCGTCGGCCACGATCACCACGCCGCTGTGCTGGCTGTAGCCCATGCCCACGCCGCCGCCGTGGTGCAGGCTCACCCAGGTGGCGCCGCCCGCGGTGTTGAGCAGCGCATTCAGCAGCGGCCAGTCGCTCACGGCGTCGGTGCCGTCCTTCATGGCCTCGGTCTCGCGGTTGGGGCTGGCCACCGAGCCGGTGTCCAGGTGGTCGCGGCCGATCACGATGGGTGCCTTCAGCTCACCGCTCTTGACCATCTCGTTGAAGGCCAGCGCCGCCCTGTGCCGCTCGCCCAGGCCCAGCCAGCAGATGCGCGCGGGCAGGCCCTGGAAGGCGATGCGCTCGCGCGCCATGTCGAGCCATCGGTGGGTGTGGGTGTTGTCGGGGAACAGCTCCTTGATCTTGGCGTCGGTCTTGTAGATGTCCTCCGGGTCGCCCGAAAGCGCCACCCAGCGGAACGGGCCCTTGCCCTCGCAGAACAGCGGGCGGATATAGGCAGGCACGAAGCCGGGGAAATCGAAGGCGTTCTGCACGCCCTCGTCCAGCGCCACCTGGCGGATGTTGTTGCCGTAGTCCACCGTGGGAATGCCCAGGGCCTGGAAGTCGAGCATGGCGCGCACGTGCACGGCGCAGCCTTGCGCGGCCGCTTTCTTCAGCCGGCCGTGCTGCGCCGGGTCGGCGGCGGCGGCCTGCCATTGCTCCACGGTCCAGCCCGCGGGCAGGTAGCCGTTGATGAGGTCGTGGGCCGAGGTCTGGTCGGTCACGATGTCGGGCCGGGGCCCGCCGGCCTGCGCGCGGCGCACCAGCTCGGGCAGC
The DNA window shown above is from Acidovorax sp. NCPPB 4044 and carries:
- the hutU gene encoding urocanate hydratase produces the protein MNANDAILSPSATAAAAADPRHDPTRVVRAPRGSQLHCKNWLAEAAYRMVQNNLDPEVAERPQDLVVYGGIGRAARDWASFDAILEALKQLEADESLLIQSGKPVGVFKTHENAPRVLLANSNLVPKWANWEHFHELDRKGLFMYGQMTAGSWIYIGSQGIVQGTFETFVEAGRQHYGNDLSGRWILTAGLGGMGGAQPLAATLAGACSLTIECRQSSIDFRLRTRYVDKQARDIDDALALIAHHTARKEAVSIALLGNAAEVLPELVRRAQAGGPRPDIVTDQTSAHDLINGYLPAGWTVEQWQAAAADPAQHGRLKKAAAQGCAVHVRAMLDFQALGIPTVDYGNNIRQVALDEGVQNAFDFPGFVPAYIRPLFCEGKGPFRWVALSGDPEDIYKTDAKIKELFPDNTHTHRWLDMARERIAFQGLPARICWLGLGERHRAALAFNEMVKSGELKAPIVIGRDHLDTGSVASPNRETEAMKDGTDAVSDWPLLNALLNTAGGATWVSLHHGGGVGMGYSQHSGVVIVADGTDAAAERLARVLWNDPATGVMRHADAGYEAAAACARRQGLNLPMLP
- a CDS encoding HutD/Ves family protein; the encoded protein is MTRGAIGAGEAAASLGATGSAAGGAVHRFDLARTVPMPWKNGGGHTRELACWPPGAGLDAFEWRVSVACVAAPGPFSAFDGIDRHIMVLDGEGMRLTAPAAGLDRAIAQAWQPFAFAGEWAPDCALLGGAVTDFNLMLRRSRWRGALQVVHAAQHPGTAPAGLAMVLAGRWWLGGESLAPGQGLYWTAQSDMGPLHPDAAPPGDRGPAEAGSGTCALAWVALEPVSEPKGLHAAGSIEKIAIDLIA
- the hutI gene encoding imidazolonepropionase gives rise to the protein MHDDTLCAPHSGAFHSAPGADGVWHGLRLVPDLCRPDVALPEGTADAAIVVEQGAIRWVGPQDAVPPAHAALPRRAGGGALATPGLVDCHTHLVYGGHRAHEFAMRLAGASYEEVARAGGGIVSSVRATRAADEDTLFAQALPRLQALLEEGVCAVEIKSGYGLALEHERKQLRVARRLGDACGVTVRTTFLGAHALPPEYAGRSQDYTDLVCREMLPVLAAEGLVDAVDVFCERIAFSLAETEQVFQAAQRLGLPVKLHAEQLSDMGGAQLAARYGALSCDHIEHLSAQGIAAMRAAGTVAVLLPGAYYTLRDTHLPPIQALREAGVPMAVSTDHNPGTSPALSLRLMANMACTLFRLTVPEALAGITTHAARALGLQATHGLIAAGRPANFVLWPFAEAAELAYWFGHQPPRAIVRQGRIVRAFASTSAAPADGGALYPRALPDSIAHP